Proteins found in one Methanomassiliicoccus sp. genomic segment:
- a CDS encoding oxidoreductase — protein sequence MDRKLRIAFYWAASCGGCEIAVLDMNEKILDVVKAADIVFWPVAMDVKYKDVEAMPDGHIDITFFNGSIRNSEQEHMAKMLRAKSRTLIAFGSCANEGSTPGLANFLNAKGILEKVYLSNDQVSSDGGVIPKPETHVKEGVLHIPVFHDAVRTLAQTVDVDYFLPGCPPPVVLINRAVEAIVKGELPPKGSVLAPLPAVCDECPRKRENKKITTIHRVYELTPEPERCLMEQGIICMGMATRSGCGAQCLKVDMPCTGCGGATPNQPDMGTGMITALASILNPGKEPGTYDEEEVNKLISQIKDPAGIFYMYSLPAAILRRKEMKE from the coding sequence ATAGACCGGAAACTGAGGATCGCGTTCTACTGGGCCGCCAGCTGCGGCGGCTGTGAGATCGCCGTGCTGGACATGAACGAAAAGATACTCGATGTCGTCAAGGCGGCGGACATAGTGTTCTGGCCAGTGGCCATGGACGTCAAGTACAAGGACGTCGAGGCCATGCCCGACGGTCACATCGATATAACGTTCTTCAATGGCTCTATACGTAACAGCGAGCAGGAGCACATGGCGAAGATGTTACGTGCCAAGTCACGTACTTTAATAGCCTTCGGCTCCTGCGCCAACGAGGGTTCCACACCCGGGTTGGCCAACTTCCTTAACGCCAAAGGGATCTTGGAGAAGGTGTACCTAAGCAACGATCAGGTGTCATCGGACGGTGGAGTGATACCCAAGCCTGAGACCCATGTAAAGGAGGGCGTTCTTCACATTCCAGTATTCCACGATGCAGTGAGGACCCTTGCCCAGACCGTTGATGTGGACTACTTCCTACCCGGCTGCCCACCCCCTGTCGTGCTCATCAACAGGGCGGTGGAAGCGATAGTCAAGGGCGAGCTGCCTCCCAAGGGATCGGTGCTGGCGCCCCTGCCGGCGGTGTGCGACGAGTGCCCTCGCAAGCGGGAGAACAAGAAGATCACCACCATACACCGGGTGTATGAGCTTACACCGGAACCAGAACGCTGTCTCATGGAGCAGGGCATCATATGCATGGGGATGGCCACCCGAAGCGGCTGCGGGGCCCAGTGCCTCAAAGTGGACATGCCCTGCACCGGCTGCGGGGGCGCGACCCCTAACCAGCCGGACATGGGAACTGGAATGATCACGGCATTGGCCTCGATCCTCAACCCCGGCAAGGAGCCGGGAACATATGATGAGGAGGAGGTCAACAAGCTCATATCACAGATAAAGGACCCGGCAGGTATCTTCTATATGTACAGTCTGCCGGCCGCCATACTGCGCAGGAAGGAGATGAAAGAATGA
- the gltA gene encoding NADPH-dependent glutamate synthase, translating into MPKQEPEDRVKNFREVALGYTEEMAHEEANRCLQCKNPQCRKGCPVDVPIPDFIKCITEGNYADGISVIKTKNALPAVCGRVCPQEEQCQKMCILGKKGNPISIGRLERYLADWEREHGVHVPERAPSTGKKVAVIGAGPAGLTVAADLVKLGHDVTLFEALHVAGGVLIYGIPEFRLPKDIVQKEVEYVQKLGVDLRLGNLIGRIHTIPELMESGYDAVFIGSGAGLPQWTGCPGENLGGIYSANEFLIRVNLMKAYDFPQKDTPIRVGKHVVVIGGGNVAMDCARISMRLGATVCLNYRRSRKELPARQEEIENAEEEGLICRFLNAPLEFYGDDKGWVRAMRCTEMELCEPDASGRQSCRIIPETDFTMDADTVIVAIGQTPNPIIQRTTAGLETNPRNGTIIIDDEGRTNVKGVFAGGDVATGAATVISAMGAGRRAAQAMHDYLTNQEPKEGSS; encoded by the coding sequence ATGCCCAAGCAGGAGCCGGAGGACAGGGTCAAGAACTTCCGCGAGGTCGCCCTTGGATACACCGAGGAGATGGCCCATGAGGAGGCCAACAGGTGCCTCCAGTGCAAGAACCCCCAGTGCCGTAAGGGCTGCCCGGTGGATGTGCCCATACCGGACTTCATCAAGTGCATCACCGAGGGCAATTACGCGGACGGCATATCCGTGATCAAGACCAAGAACGCGTTGCCGGCCGTGTGTGGCCGCGTCTGCCCCCAGGAGGAGCAGTGTCAGAAGATGTGCATCCTGGGCAAGAAGGGGAACCCCATCAGCATCGGCCGCCTGGAGCGATATCTAGCGGACTGGGAGCGGGAGCACGGCGTGCATGTGCCGGAGCGGGCGCCGTCGACCGGAAAGAAGGTGGCGGTGATCGGCGCCGGGCCTGCAGGCCTGACCGTCGCTGCTGACCTAGTCAAGCTGGGCCACGATGTGACGCTGTTCGAGGCGCTGCACGTGGCCGGCGGGGTGCTGATATACGGCATCCCCGAGTTCCGCCTGCCCAAGGACATCGTGCAGAAGGAGGTGGAGTACGTTCAGAAACTGGGCGTGGACCTCCGGCTGGGCAACCTCATCGGGAGGATACACACCATACCCGAGCTCATGGAGAGCGGATACGATGCCGTTTTCATCGGAAGCGGGGCCGGGCTCCCGCAATGGACCGGCTGCCCCGGGGAGAACCTGGGCGGGATCTACTCGGCGAACGAGTTCCTTATCCGCGTCAATCTGATGAAGGCCTACGACTTCCCGCAAAAGGACACCCCCATCCGAGTGGGCAAGCATGTGGTGGTCATAGGCGGCGGTAACGTCGCCATGGACTGCGCCCGCATATCCATGAGGCTAGGCGCCACCGTATGCCTGAACTACCGCCGCTCGCGCAAAGAGCTACCTGCCAGACAGGAAGAGATCGAGAACGCCGAGGAAGAGGGACTTATCTGCAGGTTCCTAAATGCTCCCCTGGAGTTCTATGGTGACGACAAGGGTTGGGTGAGGGCCATGAGGTGCACCGAGATGGAGCTCTGCGAGCCCGATGCCAGCGGCCGGCAGAGCTGCCGGATCATTCCCGAAACCGACTTCACCATGGATGCGGACACGGTCATTGTAGCTATCGGTCAGACCCCCAATCCCATCATCCAGCGCACCACCGCGGGGCTGGAGACAAACCCGCGCAACGGGACCATCATCATCGACGATGAAGGTAGGACCAATGTTAAGGGGGTGTTCGCCGGTGGAGATGTAGCTACAGGGGCGGCCACCGTCATCAGCGCCATGGGAGCCGGTAGACGAGCGGCCCAGGCCATGCACGATTACCTTACGAACCAGGAGCCCAAGGAGGGGTCATCATAG
- a CDS encoding sulfide/dihydroorotate dehydrogenase-like FAD/NAD-binding protein, translated as MHRYQGVAAVSYEILLKTQLAHKETLFEVSAPEIAAKALPGQFLIVIPRAGGERVPLTICGYDAEQGTVSFAFHEVGKTTKELGTFEKGDCLYNVTGPLGNPSEIKNYGRVLCVGGSIMIAPLLLQSKALKAAGNHVTTVLGCRSKDFLFMVDDAKACSDEVLIASDDGSIGEKGMEFLDELLNKERYDRCVVMGPVVMMKKVSEITKPYGIPTVVTLTPIMIDGMGMCGVCRVTVDGKMLFGCVDGPEFDGHKTDFDELIKRQRTMLPEERLSSILWETSGGCDCERQ; from the coding sequence ATGCATCGTTACCAGGGGGTTGCAGCCGTGAGTTATGAGATATTATTGAAGACCCAGCTGGCGCATAAGGAAACGCTGTTCGAGGTCAGCGCCCCGGAGATAGCGGCCAAGGCCCTGCCGGGGCAGTTCCTCATAGTCATCCCCCGTGCTGGGGGAGAGAGGGTACCCCTCACGATATGCGGCTATGATGCAGAGCAGGGAACAGTCTCCTTCGCCTTCCATGAGGTTGGTAAGACCACCAAGGAGCTGGGGACGTTCGAGAAGGGCGACTGCCTGTACAATGTCACTGGACCGCTTGGCAATCCTTCGGAGATAAAGAACTATGGTCGGGTGCTGTGCGTGGGCGGGAGCATAATGATCGCCCCGCTTCTCTTGCAATCGAAGGCATTGAAGGCCGCGGGTAACCACGTTACGACGGTCCTGGGCTGCCGCAGCAAGGACTTCCTGTTCATGGTCGATGATGCCAAAGCCTGCAGCGATGAGGTGCTCATAGCCTCCGATGACGGCTCCATCGGCGAGAAGGGGATGGAGTTCCTTGATGAGCTACTCAACAAAGAGAGATACGACCGGTGCGTGGTCATGGGTCCAGTGGTCATGATGAAGAAGGTGAGCGAGATCACCAAACCCTACGGCATACCCACGGTGGTCACGTTGACACCTATAATGATCGATGGCATGGGCATGTGCGGAGTATGCCGTGTGACCGTAGACGGTAAGATGCTCTTCGGTTGCGTGGACGGCCCCGAGTTCGATGGCCACAAGACCGACTTCGACGAGCTGATCAAACGTCAGCGCACCATGTTGCCTGAGGAGAGGCTAAGCTCCATACTATGGGAGACCAGCGGAGGCTGCGACTGTGAACGGCAGTGA
- a CDS encoding hydrogenase iron-sulfur subunit: MNDTCLAAVSIDQDLCSRCKVCYSLCPFEAIYQQPEDGRIKIDIQKCQVCGICSSSCPVSAIEMAYYDHEGLLEHIREATGNENEDTLVIMCRGNSPSSGEIEDILAAQGLGGNSYLSMRVPCAGRIPMDFIFNVLRSGTKNIISVQCQDGFCRMKEGTSIETRRMLLGMAVIQQFGYPRDALKVVKYSRKAMWINQECVGCDKCVFICPYDAIIAEPFSSPKVIEDKCVGCGACQLVCPHKAIQVKGYEFDNVLASYGGAAKRMRSQRDLPAILVFSCQWSEFSALDDPERMLKGKNAMVMEVPCFKGMDPVHVVNAFRHGFDGVMAVVCSDTDCKLQKGRDVADRQLEVLQNALKKLGLSDRFELHELSPRCGSEFAAKFDDFHEKIMNLSKQCIVTRGLQP, from the coding sequence ATGAACGATACCTGCCTTGCAGCCGTGAGTATAGACCAAGACCTCTGCAGCAGATGCAAGGTATGCTACTCGCTCTGTCCGTTCGAAGCCATCTATCAACAGCCTGAGGACGGCAGAATAAAGATCGACATCCAGAAGTGCCAGGTCTGTGGCATATGCTCCAGTTCCTGTCCGGTGTCGGCCATTGAGATGGCGTACTATGATCATGAGGGCCTGCTGGAACACATCCGGGAGGCGACCGGGAACGAGAACGAAGATACACTGGTGATTATGTGCAGAGGCAACTCCCCCAGTAGCGGTGAGATAGAGGATATCCTCGCCGCACAGGGTCTGGGTGGAAATAGCTACTTGTCCATGCGCGTTCCCTGTGCGGGCAGGATACCCATGGACTTCATATTCAACGTCCTCCGGTCCGGCACGAAGAATATCATATCGGTGCAATGCCAGGACGGCTTCTGCCGTATGAAAGAGGGCACTTCGATCGAGACCAGGCGCATGCTTCTAGGCATGGCCGTGATTCAGCAGTTCGGCTATCCACGGGATGCGCTGAAGGTCGTGAAGTATTCACGTAAGGCGATGTGGATCAACCAGGAATGTGTGGGATGCGATAAGTGCGTATTCATATGCCCCTATGATGCCATAATCGCGGAGCCGTTCTCCTCGCCCAAAGTGATCGAGGATAAATGCGTGGGCTGTGGAGCGTGCCAACTGGTGTGTCCTCATAAGGCCATACAGGTGAAGGGCTACGAGTTCGACAATGTTCTCGCCTCGTACGGAGGGGCCGCGAAGCGGATGAGGTCTCAACGTGACCTGCCGGCCATCCTCGTGTTCAGCTGCCAGTGGTCCGAGTTCTCTGCCCTGGACGATCCAGAAAGGATGCTCAAGGGCAAGAATGCCATGGTCATGGAGGTCCCTTGCTTCAAGGGAATGGATCCCGTCCATGTCGTCAACGCGTTCAGACATGGGTTCGATGGGGTCATGGCTGTGGTTTGCTCGGATACGGATTGCAAGCTACAGAAGGGAAGGGATGTGGCGGACAGGCAGCTGGAGGTCCTCCAGAACGCCCTGAAGAAGTTGGGATTGAGCGACAGGTTCGAGCTCCATGAGCTCTCCCCTCGATGCGGGAGCGAGTTCGCTGCCAAGTTCGACGATTTCCACGAGAAGATCATGAATTTGTCGAAGCAATGCATCGTTACCAGGGGGTTGCAGCCGTGA
- the gdhA gene encoding NADP-specific glutamate dehydrogenase, with product MPTKDLLERTIAKNPGEKEFHQAVGEVLESLEPVLKKHPEYEKAKIIDRIIEPDRQIMFRVTWTDDNGNVQINRGYRVEFNSAIGPYKGGLRFHPSVNLGILKFLGFEQVFKNSLTGLPMGGGKGGSDFDPKGKSDAEVMRFCQNFMSELYRHIGPNTDVPAGDIGVGGREIGFLYGQYRKITNRSDSVLTGKGINWGGSLIRPEATGYGCTYFCEEMLKTKSMNFEGKTVAISGSGNVAQYAAQKVTQLGGKVITVSDSDGTVYDPSGIDLDKCQYIMDLKNVKRGRICEYADKFGCDYWKGEKPWKVEADIALPCATQNELDKDDAKFLIDHGLIAVAEGANMPCTPEAAELFIENGVLFGPGKAANAGGVATSGLEMCQNHIGISWTADEVDHQLHQIMINIHKNSADAAKKYGSPGNYIVGANIAGFLKVAEAMLDQGII from the coding sequence ATGCCAACCAAAGATCTATTGGAAAGGACAATAGCGAAGAACCCGGGTGAGAAAGAGTTCCACCAGGCCGTGGGTGAGGTTCTGGAGTCCCTCGAGCCGGTCCTGAAGAAGCACCCTGAGTATGAGAAGGCCAAGATCATCGATAGGATCATCGAACCCGATCGCCAGATCATGTTCCGTGTCACCTGGACCGACGACAACGGCAATGTCCAGATAAACCGTGGTTACAGGGTTGAGTTCAACAGCGCCATTGGCCCCTACAAGGGCGGCCTGCGTTTCCATCCATCGGTCAACCTGGGCATACTGAAGTTCCTCGGTTTCGAGCAAGTGTTCAAGAACTCCCTCACCGGCCTGCCCATGGGTGGCGGTAAGGGCGGTTCGGATTTCGATCCCAAGGGGAAGAGCGATGCAGAGGTCATGAGGTTCTGCCAGAACTTCATGAGCGAGCTGTACAGGCATATCGGGCCCAACACCGACGTACCTGCCGGTGACATCGGCGTGGGCGGTAGGGAGATCGGTTTCCTTTATGGCCAGTATAGGAAGATCACCAACAGGTCCGACTCCGTTCTCACGGGTAAGGGCATCAACTGGGGTGGCTCTCTCATCAGACCGGAGGCGACCGGGTACGGATGCACCTACTTCTGCGAGGAGATGCTCAAGACCAAGAGCATGAACTTTGAGGGTAAGACCGTCGCCATCTCCGGCTCCGGGAACGTCGCCCAGTACGCTGCACAGAAGGTCACACAGCTAGGCGGAAAGGTCATCACCGTCTCTGACTCCGATGGTACCGTATACGACCCTAGCGGCATCGACCTGGATAAGTGCCAGTATATCATGGACCTCAAGAACGTCAAGCGCGGCCGCATTTGCGAATATGCAGACAAGTTCGGCTGCGATTACTGGAAGGGAGAGAAGCCTTGGAAGGTGGAGGCCGATATCGCCCTTCCATGCGCCACCCAGAACGAGCTGGACAAGGACGATGCCAAATTCCTCATCGACCATGGCCTGATCGCTGTGGCAGAAGGTGCCAACATGCCTTGCACCCCTGAGGCTGCGGAGCTGTTCATCGAGAACGGCGTGCTCTTCGGTCCCGGAAAGGCAGCCAACGCCGGTGGCGTCGCCACCTCCGGCCTGGAGATGTGCCAGAACCACATCGGAATCTCCTGGACCGCCGACGAGGTGGACCACCAGCTGCATCAGATCATGATCAACATCCACAAGAACTCTGCTGATGCCGCCAAGAAGTACGGCAGCCCCGGCAACTACATCGTGGGTGCCAATATCGCAGGCTTCCTCAAGGTGGCCGAAGCGATGCTGGACCAAGGCATCATCTGA
- a CDS encoding DUF1801 domain-containing protein, whose product MGSVDDYVGRFDGDKKEWLTTMIGYMRKNHPSLEEIISYQIPTFKFDGQYIAFSVAKEHFTFHTLDFEVIEELKSLLPKAKFGKGSAKVPFSDRAAIPVLFEACERIIERSSHRRGAHKVMKS is encoded by the coding sequence ATGGGATCCGTGGACGACTACGTGGGCAGGTTCGATGGCGACAAGAAAGAGTGGTTGACGACCATGATCGGATACATGCGCAAGAATCATCCCTCTCTCGAGGAGATCATCTCATACCAGATACCCACCTTCAAGTTCGATGGCCAATACATAGCCTTCTCCGTGGCCAAGGAACACTTCACCTTTCATACGCTGGACTTCGAGGTGATCGAAGAGCTCAAGTCGCTCCTGCCCAAGGCCAAGTTCGGTAAGGGCAGCGCCAAGGTCCCGTTCAGCGACCGCGCCGCCATTCCGGTCCTATTTGAGGCATGTGAGAGGATTATCGAAAGGAGTTCACATAGGCGAGGTGCTCACAAGGTTATGAAAAGTTGA
- a CDS encoding SPFH/Band 7/PHB domain protein: MVDILAQVDLVTVGLLVLAVVAAVLILITGIRIVKPYEQAIYILLGTYKRTLNPGFNYVFPLISEVVKLDLRTQVLDVPSQEVITKDNSPTNVDAIIYIKVIDPKKAYFEVTNYRAATVYLAQTTLRAIIGDMELDEILSSREKINLRLRDILDDSTDKWGIKVEAVEIREVDPAPKVKTAMEEQTSAERLRRAAILRADGDKRAAILSAEGSKRARILQAEGVRQSKVLEAEGERLAIILQSQGEAQKLRILAVGAGPLDSKALAVLSMQTMQTLGYSQSTKWILPFEVTKVLEGMSEFLGVSRQTPTREVCDIDGLEKAVGKPEDILGPIPTPDELRSELKGLEDIMAKEKAEAEAIGALGSGKPDKEMLL, from the coding sequence ATGGTAGATATTTTGGCACAGGTAGATTTAGTCACAGTCGGACTATTGGTACTGGCGGTCGTCGCCGCCGTGCTCATACTCATAACCGGCATCAGGATCGTAAAACCTTACGAGCAGGCCATCTATATCTTGCTCGGTACATACAAGCGGACGTTGAATCCGGGTTTCAACTATGTGTTCCCATTGATAAGCGAGGTCGTCAAGCTGGACCTCAGGACCCAGGTGCTGGACGTTCCCAGTCAGGAGGTCATCACCAAAGATAACTCCCCTACCAACGTGGACGCCATCATCTACATCAAGGTCATCGACCCCAAGAAGGCGTACTTCGAAGTTACGAACTATCGGGCCGCTACGGTGTACCTGGCGCAGACGACCCTGAGGGCCATCATCGGCGATATGGAGCTGGATGAGATCCTATCCTCCCGTGAGAAGATCAACCTCCGGCTGAGGGACATTCTTGACGATTCTACCGACAAGTGGGGCATCAAGGTGGAAGCGGTGGAGATCAGGGAGGTCGATCCCGCCCCCAAGGTCAAGACGGCGATGGAGGAACAGACCTCCGCAGAACGTCTGAGGAGGGCAGCCATCCTGCGTGCGGACGGCGACAAGCGCGCCGCCATTCTTAGCGCTGAAGGATCGAAGAGAGCCCGCATCCTGCAAGCGGAAGGTGTACGACAGTCCAAGGTATTGGAGGCAGAGGGTGAGAGGCTAGCGATCATTCTACAGAGCCAAGGTGAGGCCCAAAAGCTGCGTATCCTGGCTGTGGGTGCCGGCCCCCTCGACTCCAAGGCGCTGGCAGTGCTCTCTATGCAGACCATGCAGACCCTGGGTTACTCCCAGTCGACCAAGTGGATACTACCCTTCGAGGTCACCAAGGTACTGGAGGGAATGTCCGAGTTCCTGGGTGTATCCAGGCAGACCCCCACCCGCGAGGTCTGCGATATAGATGGATTGGAGAAGGCCGTGGGCAAGCCTGAGGACATCCTAGGCCCTATACCCACTCCGGATGAGCTGCGCAGCGAGCTGAAGGGTCTGGAAGACATCATGGCCAAGGAGAAAGCGGAGGCCGAGGCCATCGGGGCGCTGGGATCCGGAAAACCGGACAAGGAAATGCTTCTTTGA
- a CDS encoding NfeD family protein, whose amino-acid sequence MLLAEAVTPGAFLVVPATVLIVLGALGLAAPDLLLSIWSPLLALAVGVPVFLLTVKAYQKLSPSMPPTTTVATSLVGMEGTVVTDVCPENIKGKVKIKNDVWSATSTRPIAVGYKVRVVSSEGVHVKVEPIEDAPMAECK is encoded by the coding sequence ATGTTGTTGGCGGAGGCTGTGACCCCCGGAGCGTTCCTGGTGGTCCCCGCCACAGTATTGATCGTGTTGGGTGCGCTGGGTCTGGCCGCGCCTGACCTGCTTCTAAGCATATGGTCGCCCTTACTAGCTCTCGCTGTTGGGGTGCCAGTGTTCCTGCTGACAGTGAAAGCTTACCAGAAGCTGTCTCCTTCCATGCCCCCCACCACAACGGTGGCCACGTCCCTCGTGGGGATGGAGGGCACGGTTGTGACCGACGTATGCCCCGAGAACATTAAGGGCAAGGTGAAGATAAAGAACGATGTCTGGAGCGCGACCTCCACCCGTCCCATAGCGGTGGGATACAAGGTTCGCGTGGTATCCAGCGAAGGAGTCCATGTCAAGGTGGAGCCCATAGAGGACGCCCCCATGGCAGAGTGCAAGTGA
- a CDS encoding zinc ribbon domain-containing protein, with translation MPQVNCPKCAAPVELDSGVKFTKCNYCGSLIFFDRAGAGFYYVIPFKLSQNDAIGTFRRWAGGSTRAKDLDRQANITAVKKVFFPVYMFRRDVNGREEVIIEPAGSTTLPGLHSLKVPGGDLKIFDQSFDTTEAELIKPDIEMTHYLSSLPGTSKEQSLVYFPVWMIDYTFNGKSYKVIVDASSSEVFASDFPTRSSAAYLVVAIVGFLAFLVEGFIATVALVPALILMGITVLAVFFLSLTVARRL, from the coding sequence ATGCCTCAGGTCAACTGTCCGAAATGCGCAGCACCAGTGGAACTGGACAGCGGCGTGAAGTTCACCAAATGTAACTACTGCGGCTCCCTCATATTCTTTGACCGGGCGGGTGCCGGCTTCTACTACGTGATACCGTTCAAGCTCAGCCAGAACGACGCCATCGGTACTTTCCGGCGATGGGCAGGGGGTTCCACCCGGGCCAAGGACCTGGACCGTCAGGCCAACATCACCGCTGTGAAGAAGGTGTTCTTCCCGGTGTACATGTTCCGGAGGGACGTGAACGGTCGGGAGGAAGTGATCATCGAACCCGCGGGCTCCACCACCCTTCCTGGGCTTCATAGCCTCAAGGTCCCTGGAGGGGACCTGAAGATATTCGACCAGTCGTTCGACACCACCGAGGCGGAGCTGATCAAGCCGGACATCGAGATGACCCACTACCTGAGCTCCCTCCCCGGCACGTCCAAGGAGCAGTCCCTGGTATACTTCCCCGTCTGGATGATCGACTACACGTTCAACGGCAAGTCCTACAAGGTCATCGTGGACGCCTCCTCTTCGGAGGTCTTCGCCAGCGATTTTCCTACCCGCAGCTCCGCCGCCTACCTTGTGGTGGCCATCGTGGGGTTCCTGGCATTCCTCGTCGAGGGGTTCATCGCCACGGTTGCCCTGGTTCCAGCCCTGATATTGATGGGCATTACGGTGCTCGCGGTGTTCTTCTTATCGCTTACCGTGGCCAGGAGGCTGTGA